A stretch of Falco rusticolus isolate bFalRus1 chromosome 2, bFalRus1.pri, whole genome shotgun sequence DNA encodes these proteins:
- the LIPI gene encoding lipase member I yields the protein MLKLCLFICLIHWVKSDEEKKCPEFTDLNIGNALSGTELQVQLLLYTRENPNCSERLIENNVTASEYLNNSKKIVFVIHGFRPTGSPPAWLGDIKELLLSSEDINLIIVDWNRGATTVNYITAVENCRKVAEILKNYVDQMLVDGASLDSVYMIGVSLGAHIAGFVGQKYNGKLGRITGLDPAGPSFTRQPPEGRLDRTDAQFVDVIHSDSDALGFKKPLGTIDFYPNGGMDQPGCPQTVFSGLQYFKCDHQRSVFLFLSSLKGECDIITYPCDSYLDYKRGKCVDCQAYQPMSCPVLGYHADRWKKLLIPKTSPTKAYFDTSDRHPFCMYNYILDITTWNKNIRRGFIKVKITDYAGNTVESEMNSEASTFQQYKRVKVLTGFYQDLDKISKISLTFSTKTLLSPKHKLRILQMSLKSLNNPERLQLCRYDFVLMENIELTFKPIPCQERGYMKRELLVT from the exons atgaggagaaaaaatgtcCTGAATTTACAGACCTTAATATAGGCAATGCTTTGTCTGGAACAGAACTCCAAGTCCAGCTACTACTGTACACACGGGAAAATCCAAATTGTTCTGAGAGACTGATTGAAAACAATGTTACTGCATCTGAGTACCTTAATAACTCCAAGAAAATTGTCTTTGTTATTCATGGCTTCAGACCAACAGGATCTCCACCGGCATGGCTAGGTGACATAAAGGAGCTTTTACTGTCTTCAGAGGACATTAATCTCATTATAGTTGATTGGAATCGTGGTGCTACAACTGTGAATTACATAACTGCTgttgaaaactgcagaaaagttgcagaaatactgaaaaactaTGTTGACCAGATGCTG GTGGATGGAGCTTCTCTTGACTCTGTGTATATGATTGGAGTTAGTCTTGGAGCTCATATAGCTGGTTTTGTTGGCCAGAAGTATAATGGCAAACTTGGCAGAATTACAG GACTTGATCCAGCAGGCCCTTCGTTCACTCGACAACCTCCAGAGGGGAGACTGGATCGTACTGACGCACAATTTGTAGATGTAATCCATTCAGATAGTGATG CACTAGGTTTCAAGAAACCTTTAGGAACCATTGATTTCTATCCAAATGGTGGAATGGATCAGCCTGGTTGTCCGCAAACAGTATTCAGtg gacttcagtattttaagtgTGACCATCAAAgatctgttttcctcttcttatCATCTTTGAAAGGAGAGTGTGACATAATAACATACCCTTGTGACTCTTACTTGGATtacaagagaggaaaatgtgTTGATTGTCAAGCTTACCAGCCAATGTCCTGTCCAGTACTGG GTTATCATGCTGATAGATGGAAAAAACTGTTAATCCCAAAGACTTCACCAACAAAAGCTTATTTTGATACCTCGGACCGACACCCATTCTGCA tgtaTAACTACATACTGGATATTACTACTTGGAATAAGAACATTAGGAGAGGTTTCattaaagttaaaataacaGACTATGCTGGAAACACAGTAGAATCAGAGATGAATAG tgaagcTTCAACATTTCAGCAATACAAAAGAGTCAAAGTACTAACTGGATTTTACCAAGACCTTGACAAAATATCAAAAATTTCCTTGACCTTTTCTACGAAGACTTTACTAAGCCCAAAACACAAGCTTAGGATTCTCCAGATGAGTCTGAAATCTCTTAATAATCCAGAAAG gctgcagctgtgcagatACGATTTTGTACTGATGGAGAACATTGAACTGACCTTCAAACCTATCCCTTGTCAGGAGAGGGGGTACATGAAGAGAGAGCTTCTAGTAACTTAA